The Pirellulimonas nuda genome includes a region encoding these proteins:
- a CDS encoding lipoate--protein ligase family protein has protein sequence MSPTRLILDPPAGGVWNMSVDEALLERADLEGVATLRFYQWEAPTLSLGYFQAYAQRRAHAPSAQCPVVRRRSGGGAIVHDQELTYSVALPADRPLARRPLDLYCAVHRALVAVIGEQSGLACRVFGDSEPPPPGEPFLCFLRRSSGDVVASDCGAKLCGAAQRRRRGAVLQHGSILLGRSVAAPELAGLADLSGRAVDADRLRDPLIDRLTALLGGLEPATLGPAEQEAAARIADQRFADRDWTQRR, from the coding sequence ATGTCCCCCACCCGCCTGATCCTCGATCCCCCCGCCGGGGGTGTGTGGAACATGTCGGTGGATGAGGCGCTGCTGGAGCGGGCCGACCTGGAGGGGGTAGCGACGCTGCGGTTCTACCAGTGGGAGGCGCCTACGCTTTCCTTGGGGTACTTCCAGGCCTACGCCCAGCGGCGGGCCCACGCCCCCAGCGCCCAGTGCCCCGTGGTCCGCCGCCGCAGCGGCGGCGGGGCGATCGTGCACGACCAAGAGCTCACGTACAGCGTCGCCCTGCCGGCCGATCGGCCGCTGGCGCGTCGGCCCCTCGACCTTTATTGTGCGGTCCACCGGGCGCTCGTGGCGGTGATCGGCGAGCAGTCCGGGCTCGCGTGCCGGGTGTTTGGCGACTCCGAGCCGCCCCCCCCGGGCGAGCCCTTCTTGTGCTTTCTGCGTCGTTCCTCCGGCGACGTGGTCGCCTCCGACTGCGGCGCAAAGCTGTGCGGGGCCGCCCAACGCCGACGCCGGGGGGCGGTGCTGCAGCACGGCAGCATCTTGTTGGGGCGGTCTGTCGCGGCCCCAGAACTGGCCGGGCTGGCCGATCTCTCTGGCCGGGCGGTCGACGCAGACCGCCTGCGCGACCCCCTGATTGATCGCCTGACGGCCCTTCTGGGGGGGCTCGAACCAGCGACGCTCGGCCCCGCCGAGCAAGAAGCAGCCGCTCGGATCGCCGACCAGCGGTTTGCCGATCGCGATTGGACCCAGCGTCGCTAA
- a CDS encoding FHA domain-containing protein, with translation MKLKVLGGAKEGAEIPLKKDQFLIGRSKECTLRAGSEAISRKHCLIALADGRATIRDLGSRNGTIVNEKKIGGETSLNHGDEIQVGPLKFRFEAAEIKSGKQPKVANVADAVGRAASQAKSTERGSEGVFEDDISKWLIGPSHSDLASNETQTMQLDETRAAGLKSVRLDQAAAGEPETLEEEDLERTLAGGEDADDQDAQKKAGKKQPGKLPPLPPKSQAKDSREAAADILRQMSRRR, from the coding sequence ATGAAGTTGAAGGTACTAGGGGGCGCCAAAGAAGGCGCAGAAATCCCGCTCAAGAAGGACCAGTTCCTGATCGGGCGTTCGAAGGAGTGCACCCTGCGCGCCGGCAGCGAGGCGATCAGCCGCAAACATTGCTTGATCGCGTTGGCCGACGGGCGGGCCACCATCCGCGACCTCGGAAGTCGCAACGGCACCATCGTCAACGAGAAGAAGATCGGTGGCGAGACCAGCCTGAACCACGGCGACGAGATCCAGGTCGGCCCGCTGAAGTTCCGTTTCGAGGCCGCAGAGATCAAGTCGGGCAAGCAGCCCAAGGTGGCCAACGTCGCCGACGCCGTCGGCCGGGCGGCCTCTCAGGCCAAGTCGACCGAGCGTGGCAGCGAGGGGGTGTTTGAGGACGATATCAGCAAGTGGCTGATCGGTCCGAGCCACTCCGACCTCGCGTCGAACGAGACGCAGACGATGCAGCTTGACGAGACCCGCGCCGCGGGCCTCAAGTCGGTGCGTCTGGACCAGGCCGCGGCCGGCGAGCCGGAGACCCTCGAGGAAGAAGACCTAGAACGCACCCTCGCCGGCGGCGAGGACGCAGACGACCAGGACGCCCAAAAGAAGGCGGGCAAGAAGCAGCCGGGCAAGCTCCCCCCGCTCCCGCCCAAGTCGCAGGCCAAGGACAGCCGCGAGGCGGCGGCCGACATCCTCCGCCAGATGTCGCGCAGGCGCTAG
- a CDS encoding tetratricopeptide repeat protein, giving the protein MKPANPRPTLLGLCAALTLAAAAGCNTVASQTNNAEGVRLYQQGAYHQAAGKFQQAIANTPDQPDGYYNLAASLHRSGIQQNRPEDLRQAEVVYNQCLERNPNYPECYRGLAVLLVDTDRRDAAFRLLNNWAAASPTDPEPRIELARLLEESGQPQQAKTQLVDALAIDVNNSRALAALGRIRDQEGDYQQALANYQRALAIDGSQTALAARIAQLQGASVTTPQMAAAPTGTRVSQGFQPTVKY; this is encoded by the coding sequence GTGAAACCCGCGAATCCCCGCCCCACGCTGCTAGGCCTGTGCGCCGCCCTGACGCTCGCTGCCGCTGCCGGTTGCAACACAGTCGCCAGCCAGACGAACAACGCCGAAGGGGTCCGTCTGTACCAGCAGGGCGCCTACCACCAGGCAGCCGGCAAGTTCCAGCAGGCGATCGCCAACACCCCCGACCAGCCGGACGGCTACTACAACCTGGCTGCGTCGCTGCACCGCAGCGGCATCCAGCAGAACCGCCCAGAGGACCTCCGCCAGGCCGAGGTGGTCTACAACCAGTGCCTGGAGCGGAACCCCAACTACCCGGAGTGCTACCGCGGGCTGGCCGTGCTGCTGGTGGACACCGACCGCCGCGACGCCGCGTTCCGCCTGCTGAACAACTGGGCGGCCGCGAGCCCCACCGACCCGGAGCCAAGGATCGAGCTGGCGCGGCTGCTGGAAGAATCGGGGCAGCCCCAGCAAGCCAAGACGCAGCTCGTCGACGCGCTCGCGATCGACGTCAACAACAGCCGGGCGTTGGCGGCCCTGGGCCGCATCCGCGATCAAGAAGGGGACTACCAGCAGGCGCTGGCCAACTACCAACGCGCCCTGGCGATCGATGGGTCTCAGACGGCGCTGGCCGCACGGATCGCACAACTACAAGGGGCCTCGGTCACGACGCCCCAGATGGCCGCGGCGCCCACCGGCACGCGGGTGTCGCAAGGGTTTCAGCCGACCGTGAAGTACTAA
- a CDS encoding CAP domain-containing protein, with protein MLRPVCRVVIATACLICASSEAQVALPDTPPLPALLSRGDGGSIRLTLPRVVMEQKEVQYSVQVPAIVEKTIAGRTVRVTVMQEQVRTKTVMDRKVVGEEVEVSPGQFDVRRASGESIQILSSGRSESRVVPVIVLEVEQIDQPQVPPFLAAVLRPDAVVVFLPVGALAGGPADGGVPNGDGQQGGDAPAPPRPQPQQGQVTLSVHNGSGREVSVYRVDDGKQSEVLVQRSLGDGQQMTPQTCSEGSRWFAKAGDRIVSDFWTPGEQAATWRIGPLVDFTTWDCQGGERFRRLDDRTWRHYDRNGRSIGMLYEEERTDQWVAMYDEGREMWVRLMEDEAIYDSAASNGWQTLAMRAGAAPPVPQPGPAPAANSKLTKAEIAVMLDIHNQARREVGAPPVAWSDGMAQYAQRWADKLAQEGKLEHRQNSPYGENLAMAKTARDAAGMWYGEKDKYGGQKMDNQNFLVFGHYTQMVWSGTAKIGCGKATVGGRTIWVCNYDPPGNKIGDKPY; from the coding sequence ATGCTTCGCCCCGTTTGCCGCGTCGTGATCGCGACGGCTTGCTTGATCTGCGCCTCGTCTGAGGCTCAGGTTGCGCTGCCGGACACCCCGCCGCTCCCCGCCTTGTTGAGCCGAGGCGACGGCGGATCGATCCGGCTGACGCTGCCACGCGTGGTGATGGAGCAGAAGGAGGTGCAGTACTCGGTGCAGGTCCCCGCCATCGTCGAGAAGACGATTGCGGGCCGCACGGTGCGGGTAACGGTGATGCAGGAGCAGGTGCGGACCAAGACGGTCATGGACCGCAAGGTGGTAGGAGAAGAGGTCGAGGTCTCCCCGGGGCAGTTCGATGTCCGCCGGGCGAGCGGCGAAAGCATCCAGATCCTCAGCTCGGGCCGGAGCGAGAGCCGCGTGGTGCCGGTGATCGTGCTGGAGGTAGAACAGATCGACCAGCCGCAGGTGCCGCCGTTCCTGGCAGCGGTTCTCAGGCCCGACGCGGTGGTGGTGTTTCTTCCGGTAGGCGCCCTAGCGGGAGGGCCTGCGGACGGCGGCGTACCGAACGGGGATGGCCAGCAGGGGGGCGACGCCCCGGCCCCGCCACGGCCACAACCCCAGCAGGGGCAGGTGACGCTGAGCGTGCACAACGGGTCGGGTCGGGAGGTGAGCGTTTATCGTGTCGACGATGGCAAGCAGAGCGAGGTGCTGGTCCAAAGGTCGTTGGGCGACGGGCAACAGATGACGCCCCAGACCTGCAGCGAGGGGAGCCGTTGGTTCGCCAAGGCCGGCGACCGGATCGTGTCGGACTTCTGGACCCCGGGGGAACAGGCCGCTACGTGGCGGATCGGCCCGCTGGTCGATTTCACGACCTGGGATTGCCAGGGTGGCGAGCGCTTCCGCCGCCTCGACGACCGGACCTGGCGTCACTACGACCGCAACGGCCGCTCGATCGGGATGCTGTACGAGGAAGAACGCACCGACCAATGGGTGGCGATGTACGACGAGGGACGCGAGATGTGGGTGCGGCTGATGGAGGACGAAGCGATCTACGACTCTGCTGCATCGAACGGCTGGCAGACGCTGGCGATGCGTGCCGGCGCCGCGCCGCCGGTTCCCCAGCCGGGCCCGGCCCCCGCGGCGAATTCGAAGCTGACCAAGGCAGAGATCGCCGTGATGCTGGACATCCACAACCAGGCCCGCCGCGAAGTCGGCGCGCCGCCGGTCGCCTGGTCGGACGGCATGGCCCAGTACGCCCAGCGTTGGGCGGACAAGCTGGCCCAGGAGGGCAAGCTGGAGCACCGCCAGAACTCGCCGTACGGCGAGAACTTGGCGATGGCCAAGACCGCCCGCGACGCCGCCGGGATGTGGTACGGCGAGAAGGACAAGTACGGCGGCCAGAAGATGGACAACCAGAACTTCTTGGTGTTCGGCCACTACACGCAGATGGTGTGGAGCGGGACGGCGAAGATCGGCTGCGGCAAGGCGACCGTGGGCGGGCGGACGATCTGGGTGTGCAACTACGACCCCCCGGGGAACAAAATCGGCGACAAGCCGTATTAA
- the speD gene encoding S-adenosylmethionine decarboxylase, producing the protein MIAEREYRLIEHQGEPHYGKHLIATALGCNDSLLSIERLYEFLVQMADDIDMVRFGPPIVARFGTGIGVGVSGVQLIETSAIMFHTNDAHRDMYLDVFSCKDYEEETVRSVLESYFSPQSVTCEVLYRK; encoded by the coding sequence ATGATTGCAGAGCGTGAGTACCGCCTCATTGAGCATCAAGGCGAGCCGCACTACGGCAAGCACCTGATCGCCACGGCGCTGGGCTGCAACGACAGCCTGCTGTCGATCGAGAGGCTCTATGAGTTTCTGGTTCAGATGGCCGACGACATCGACATGGTCCGCTTCGGACCGCCGATTGTTGCTCGGTTCGGGACAGGGATCGGCGTCGGGGTCTCGGGCGTTCAGCTCATCGAGACCAGCGCGATCATGTTCCATACCAACGACGCCCACCGCGACATGTACCTCGACGTCTTTAGCTGTAAGGACTACGAGGAAGAAACGGTGCGGAGCGTTCTTGAGTCGTATTTTTCCCCCCAGTCCGTAACCTGTGAGGTGCTGTACCGGAAATGA
- a CDS encoding SET domain-containing protein codes for MRIYPNHLAQVANEPRGEDFRVVNVDGERGQGVLVLREYRSGDVLFRMNGTLSRKMTLHSLQMAPGLHLDDPYFAGKVLHCCEPNSWLDVNTRLFHAVRDIAPGDLLTMDYDETEDVLFRSFECRCGAEGCRGLVAGRHARTPASVAG; via the coding sequence ATGAGAATCTACCCTAACCACCTAGCCCAAGTGGCGAACGAGCCACGCGGCGAGGACTTCCGCGTAGTGAATGTGGATGGCGAGCGTGGTCAGGGGGTTCTGGTGCTGCGGGAGTATCGCAGCGGGGACGTCCTGTTCCGGATGAACGGCACGCTTTCCAGGAAGATGACGCTGCACTCGTTGCAGATGGCGCCGGGGCTGCACCTGGACGACCCGTACTTTGCGGGCAAGGTGCTGCACTGCTGCGAACCCAATTCGTGGCTCGACGTCAACACGAGGCTGTTCCATGCGGTCCGCGACATCGCCCCCGGCGACCTGCTGACGATGGACTACGACGAGACGGAAGACGTCCTCTTCCGCTCGTTCGAGTGCCGGTGCGGCGCCGAAGGCTGTCGTGGCCTGGTCGCCGGTCGGCACGCGAGGACGCCGGCTTCTGTCGCGGGTTAG
- a CDS encoding glycosyltransferase, with protein sequence MRLCDITLSYTETSGGIRTYIDAKRKFLRSETEHDHVLIIPGETDECASDGRNTTYTVASPILPGCEPYRFFLRPDKIRDALAESLPDVIELGSFYVAPWAAFRHQRDRAEIGSRPLVSGYFHTDIAEAYVGGPLRNAFHGWSRAVEWVGDKLADAAERGAEAYVGSAFEQCDIRLAASEAQAGRLREYGVEEVRVLPLGVDLDVFSPEKRSEERAALLGVDDHTLVLIFTGRLDVEKQVHLLVDALEMLPAGFDAALVLMGEGPLREELEVRSKRDARLIVLPYESDRGRLARVLASADIYVTAGPHETFGLSVVEAQACGLPVVGVAGGALVERVPEGLGLLGPVGDARAMADNILRVADQRRAMGARARRHVETRFGWDTTCRKLLQIYEQAFQDA encoded by the coding sequence ATGCGACTCTGCGACATCACTCTAAGCTACACCGAAACCAGCGGCGGCATCCGCACGTATATCGACGCCAAGCGGAAGTTCCTTCGGAGCGAGACCGAGCACGACCACGTTCTGATTATCCCAGGAGAAACAGACGAGTGCGCGTCCGACGGGCGGAACACCACCTACACGGTTGCCAGCCCGATCCTGCCGGGTTGCGAGCCCTACCGGTTCTTCTTACGACCGGACAAAATCCGCGACGCCCTTGCCGAGTCGCTGCCAGACGTAATCGAACTCGGGAGCTTCTACGTGGCGCCGTGGGCCGCGTTCCGACACCAACGCGACCGAGCCGAGATCGGAAGTCGACCGTTGGTTAGCGGCTACTTCCACACCGATATTGCGGAGGCGTACGTTGGCGGGCCGCTGCGCAACGCGTTTCACGGCTGGAGCCGCGCAGTGGAGTGGGTGGGAGACAAACTGGCCGACGCCGCTGAGCGTGGCGCAGAGGCGTACGTGGGATCGGCGTTCGAGCAGTGCGACATCCGCCTGGCCGCCTCGGAAGCGCAGGCCGGCCGGTTGCGGGAGTACGGGGTTGAGGAAGTCCGCGTGCTGCCGCTGGGGGTCGATCTCGACGTCTTCAGCCCGGAGAAGCGAAGCGAAGAACGGGCGGCGCTGTTGGGCGTTGACGACCACACGCTGGTGCTGATCTTCACCGGGCGCCTCGATGTAGAAAAACAAGTCCACTTACTCGTCGACGCATTAGAGATGCTGCCCGCCGGGTTCGACGCAGCGCTGGTGTTGATGGGAGAAGGGCCGCTGCGCGAGGAGCTGGAGGTGCGCTCCAAGCGGGACGCGCGCCTGATCGTACTCCCCTACGAAAGCGATCGCGGTCGCCTGGCACGCGTGCTGGCCTCGGCAGACATCTACGTAACCGCCGGACCGCACGAAACCTTCGGCCTCTCCGTGGTCGAGGCCCAAGCGTGTGGGCTGCCGGTGGTTGGGGTAGCGGGCGGGGCGCTCGTGGAGCGCGTCCCCGAGGGGCTCGGGCTGCTGGGCCCGGTTGGCGATGCGCGGGCGATGGCCGACAACATCCTGCGCGTCGCCGACCAGCGGCGGGCGATGGGCGCCCGCGCACGCAGGCACGTTGAAACGCGTTTCGGCTGGGACACGACGTGCCGAAAGCTCCTGCAGATCTACGAACAGGCCTTCCAAGATGCATAA